The following are from one region of the Vitis riparia cultivar Riparia Gloire de Montpellier isolate 1030 chromosome 9, EGFV_Vit.rip_1.0, whole genome shotgun sequence genome:
- the LOC117921860 gene encoding transcription factor Pur-alpha 1-like, whose product MKCKAERIIVEKKSFQVEFEGLNGGTWVSVTERSRGFVVSIGFDMEELDWLMEHLKKVVEVEASRGFVRKIRGKTKTLLMEICFNNRGRFMKITEFVTKRKPLFLVVPEGVKGKGWEDLRKAILSVQEYSERDEELRRRRMVIFG is encoded by the coding sequence ATGAAGTGCAAAGCTGAAAGGATTATTGTGGAGAAAAAATCTTTTCAGGTAGAGTTTGAAGGTTTGAATGGTGGAACTTGGGTATCGGTAACAGAGAGGAGCCGAGGTTTCGTAGTTTCAATAGGATTTGACATGGAGGAGTTGGATTGGCTGATGGAGCATTTGAAGAAAGTTGTGGAGGTGGAGGCTTCCAGGGGTTTTGTACGAAAGATCAGGGGCAAGACTAAGACCCTCTTGATGGAGATATGCTTCAATAACAGAGGGCGGTTCATGAAAATTACAGAATTTGTTACAAAAAGGAAACCTCTTTTTCTTGTCGTCCCCGAGGGCGTCAAAGGGAAAGGATGGGAAGATCTTAGGAAGGCAATTCTATCAGTGCAAGAGTATTCTGAACGAGACGAGGAGCTTCGAAGGAGAAGAATGGTGATATTCGGATGA